The nucleotide sequence GTTCATTCCGGGTACGCTCACCAGGCCGGCTTGGGCGTGACTGACGAAGTACATGCCATACACTGATTTGAAGATGAAACCGAACGCCGCCAGGCCTACCAGGAAGATCGCCAGGCTGAACGTCACTGCGCGCAGGCGACCGAACACGCTCATGCCGCTGCCGCCGTCCTTGACCTTGCGCGCCTTGGTGAAGTTATCCCGCTGCAGCGTCGCCAGCACGTCGCCCATGGTCACGATGTCGCCGGACAGGTGCGAGGTGATCAGGTGGCGCAGGGTGGAGATGTCCTGGGCGTCGAGGTTCTGGAACTGGCAACCGGTACGGCCGGTCTGGCGGTCGTGGGAGCGCACCATCAACTCGACGTCCATGGCCAGGCCCAGGTTGTCGATCACAAACTGCAACCGAGCCTTATGCACATCGCCGACCTTCAGCGGTTGCTGGGCAGCGTTAAAGGCCAGGCCGCCAGCGGACAGGTCGATGACCCGGACTTCCATGGGCGTGCGGTCGGCGCCGAAGAAGCGCAGTCTGGCTGGGATCTTGACCCGGGCGTGTTGGCGCTGGGCTTCGGATTCGTGGACGACGTTGGCGTTTACAGGAGGGTTCATTGGGCTATTCATGGCGGTGTAATTCCTCAGTTAATTCAGGCTTGGCAGGGTCAGACCATCATCAGCAACACGGCGACAAAAATGCTGCCGGCGGAGAAGGTCATGGTCCGAGACGACCAGGTGTTGAACCAACGTTGAAAGCTGGCCAAATCGCGGGTCAGTTTGGTGTCCTGGCGGGTCCAGGACTGTTGATCAAGACGGAAGAACACGTAGATTTTCACCAGCGCGCCCATGATCTGGTTGTAATAGAGAATCATCGGGTAGGCCGGGCCGATCGTGTGGCCGGAACACGACAGCAACAGGGTCAGAATCAAGCGTGTGATGCCGATCCACAGCAGGTAGACGAGGATGAACGCACCGCCGTATTTGAAGGTGGCGATGATCGCGACCGTCAGGCCCAGCAGCGACGTCCACATCGACACGCGCTGATCGAACAGCACCACGCTGGTGAAGGCGCCGAGGCGTTTGACGCCCAGGCCCAGGGCTCGGGAGTTCTGGCGCAGGTTGTTGCCGTACCAGCGGAACATCAGCTTGCGGCTGGCTTTGATAAAGCTCTTTTCCGGTGGGTGTTCGACGGTGTGGATCGCCGCGTCCGGCACGTAGAACGTGTCGTAGCCCAGCCGCATCAGGCTGAACCAACTGGACTTGTCATCCCCGGTGAGGAACTTGAAACGGCCCAGGCGCCAGTGCTGCAGCGAGTCGCTTTCCACGTCGGCGATAAAGCCGGGGTCGGTGACCACACTGGCGCGGAACACCGACATGCGTCCGGTCATGGTCAATACGCGCTTGGACAGGGCCATGGAGCACATGTTGATGTGGCGTTGGGCGAAGCGCAGTTTGTGCCATTCGCTCATGATGTAGCCACCGCGCACTTCGCAGAACTCGTTGGTTGTCAGCCCGCCGACATTACCGAACAGTTGGAACCACGGCACGGTCTTGCGCACCACGCCTTCGGCGAGCACGGTGTCGCCATCGATCACCGCCACGACGGCGCGGTCGTCCGGCAAGTGGCGCGAGATGGCACGGAAACCGAAGGCCAGGCCGTCGCGCTTGCCGGTGCCGGCGATGCGCACAAAGTCCAGCTTCACGTGATCTGGAGGGTTGAGCTTTTCCCAGAGGCTCTTGACCAGCAGCTCATCGGACATTTCCACCAGCGAGCAGACCACGGTGGTGGGGAAACCACATTCGATCGCCTCGCGAATCACCGAGCTGTAGACCTGGGCGGTGGTCAGCGCGTCGATACGGAAGCTGGTGACCATCAGGAACACATGAGACGGGTCGGCTGTCTTGCCCAGCTTGCGCACTTTGCGCCGCAGGTGCGGGTAAACCACGTACAGGAACAGCATGCCGCGCACAAAATGGATGGCACCCATCGAGTAGCGCCAGATGCCGACGGCGCCAATCAGGAAAATGAAATGCTTCGATTCGGAGTCGAATGTACTCGCCGGCAACATCAGGGCAAGGCACATCAAAAGCCCCAGAAACAGTAGCCAGCCAGTCGCTTGGTTTAGCCTTTGCATATTTGCATCCATCGCAGTGGAGAGGGGCTGCAAGTTGCAAGCTTCAAGCGGCAAGATAAGCGCTTCTAACTTGCCGCTTGCAGCTTGAAACTTGCCGCTGCTCTTGCGTTACCAGCAAATACCTTCGGTACGGCCGTTGACGTTGGTGGCCTTGGTCATGAAGCCCACCAGGTCGATCACTTGCTTGCCGTGCGGTGCGTTTTGCGCCAGGGCACGGAACTTCTCGTCGCGGTTGCCGAGAATGATCACGTCGGAGTGATTGATCACGGCGTCGAAGTCCGAATTGAGCAGGGACGACACGTGGGGGATTTTCCCTTCGATGTAATCCTTGTTTGCGCCGTGGACACGAGCGTATTCGACGTTGCTGTCGTAGATGCTCAGGTCGAAGCCCTTGCCGATCAGCATTTCCGCCAACTCCACCAGCGGGCTTTCGCGCAGGTCATCGGTACCGGCCTTGAAACTCAGGCCCAGCAGGGCGACTTTGCGTTTGTCGTGGCTGGAAACGATATCGAAGGCGTTTTGCACCTGGGACTCGTTACTGCGCATCAGCGAGTTCAGCAGTGGGGCTTCGACGTCCAGGGAACCGGCGCGGTAAGTCAGGGCACGCACGTCCTTGGGCAGGCAGGAACCCCCGAAGGCAAAACCTGGGCGCATGTAGTACTGGGACAGGTTGAGGGTCTTGTCCTGGCATACCACGTCCATCACTTCACGACCGTCGACGCCGACAGCCTTGGCAATGTTGCCGATCTCGTTGGCGAACGTCACTTTGGTAGCGTGCCAGACGTTGCAGGTGTACTTGATCATCTCGGCGACGGCGATGTCCTTGCGGATGATTGGCGCGTCGAGCTCTTCGTACAGCGATTGCAGTACATCGCCGGAAGCGCTGTCGAACTCGCCGATAACGGTCATCGGTGGCAAATCATAGTCGGCGATGGCGGTGCTTTCGCGCAGGAATTCGGGGTTGACCGCGACGCCGAAATCGACACCGGCTTTCTTGCCGGAGCAGTCTTCGAGAATCGGGATGACCACATTGGCCACGGTGCCGGGCAATACGGTGCTGCGCACCACGATGGTGTGGCGAGTGGCCTTGTCGCGCAACACAAAACCAATCTCGCGACACACCGATTCGATGTAGTTGAGTTCCAGGTCGCCGTTCTTCTTGCTCGGCGTGCCGACGCAAATCATCGACAGGTCGGTGTCACGAATCGCTTCGGCGAAGTTGGTGGTGCCGCGCAGTCGGCCGGTCTGAATACCCTGGCTCAACAGCTCACCCAGGCCCGGTTCAACGATGGGGGATTTACCCGCATTGATCAGGTCGATTTTTTCCTTGGAGATGTCCACGCCGACCACGTCGTGGCCCCGTGCAGACAAGCAACCGGCACAGACTGCGCCAACGTAACCCAAACCAAATATGCTGATGCGCATCGCATTTACCTCTGTATTAAATCATGCCATTAGAAGGCGGAGTTCATGTTTTAAAGCGTCACTCAGGCACCGGAAAGTTCAGCGAATAAACGCCGATCTACCCTGTGCAGGCATACTTAAAGTCGAGTGACTAACTAATGCACTCAAGTTGTGCGCAACGTGGCCTTATTATTGGGGCCTGCCCTGAAATGCAGCCGGCCTTCCTGGAGGGAAGAACCTGGCGCCAGTGTTGCAAGGACTTTGAATTCACTAAAAAATCATGAAAATCAATTGCTTGAATTAAATCACTGACCCATTTAGGGGGGGGCTCAGCCTTGGCCTTATAGGAGATAGCAATAAACTGTTATCGCCTGCCCTCAACTAAACGCTGATGTTTTGACCGCGGAGTAAAAGTTGATATGGCAACTTAGTTACTGACCGGTGGTCACCGTGTAAGTCATCTCGTACGAACACAGAGATAATCGTTACGGGTGGTATGAGCGGCACCTGGGGACATAGTTCCTAGCCGCTCATCCTGTTTTCAGAAAATTCTTGAAATATTAGGCTAGATGGCACTAGTGCTATATTGATAGCACTTGTTATTTTAACGTGTAGTTATAGGGGGTTCAGCGGGAGTTATAGTTTTGTGCCACTACTGTTTGAAAAAAATGGTGCCACTATGAAAAAACTGACGAATGTCCAGTGAAGGAATAGTCGTCAAATCTGAATAATTATTTTTGGCGTCAAATTGCTGACGATTTGCACGGCGTCGGGGGTAAATCCGAGTCGCTCCCGACGCAGCCTCGCTGGCGCTCGACAGCTGCTACGGGAGGTCCAGGATAACCACGACTCGACACTTGCACTGGGGCAGCGTCGACAGGAAAGGCGGCGCTTTATTGCGGTGCGTGATCGCGCAGGAACACCAGATTATCCGGCTTGGACTGCTCGGCATTGAAGCGATAGCCCTGCACATTGAACTGTGTGAGCTGGGCCGGATCATTGATGCGTTCTTCAATCACAAACCGGCTCATCATGCCCCGGGCTTTCTTGGCGTAGAAGCTGATGATCTTGTACTGGCCGTTTTTCAGGTCCTTGAACTCGGTGTTGATGATCCGCGCCTTCAGGCTCGGTCGCTTGACGGCCGAAAAGTACTCGTTGGAGGCCAGGTTAAGCAGTACGTCGTCGCCTTGTTCGGCGAGCGCTTCGTTCAACCATTCGCTGATACGGCTGCCCCAGAAGGCGTACAGGTCCTTGCCACGGGCATTCGCCAATCTGGTGCCCATCTCCAGGCGATACGGCATCATCAGGTCCAACGGGCGCAGCAAGCCATACAGGCCCGAGAGCATCCGCAGGTGTTGTTGGGCGTAGCTGAAGTCGGCGTCGGTGAAGGTCTGGGCATTCAGGCCCGTGTAGACGTCGCCCTTGAAGGCCAGCAGCGCCTGTTTGGCGTTGGCCGGCGTGAATGCAGGTGTCCAGCTGCCAAAACGCGCGGCGTTGAGGCCGCCAATCTTGTCGGAAACATGCATCAGTTGGCTGATTTGCGCCGGAGTCAGCTCGCGCAGTTGTTCGATCAGTTCCTGGGAGTGATCGAGGTATTGCGGCTGGGTGAAACGTGCGGTGGCCGGCGGGGTCTCAAAATCGAGGGTTTTGGCGGGGGAAATCACCATCAGCATGAAGTTGTCTCCTGGAATCATGGCGTGTAGCGTGGGCGCGATTCTAGGGGGTTGGGCGGTTTGACTCCACCTATGATGGTGATAGGCGCTATTCGCCCGGCCCCATCCTCCCGACCCAATCAGCTATAGTCCCCGGCGCCCCTGACGATGGAGACCACCCCGTGCGCATCGCACTCCTGTTATCCGCCTGCCTGTTCAGCCTGGCCACCCAGGCCGCCCCGCTGAACGTAGCCAGCCTGGACCGCACTACCTGGCCCGAACAATTCACCAGTCCCGCACTGTTCGACGTCGCTTCCCGCGCGGAAATCCTGATGTTCGCCCACGCGTTGCTGACCACCGAAACCCTCGACGAGTCCACCCTCAAGCAGCGGCTGGGCCTGAAAATCATCAACCAGGCCGCTATCGCCGAACTGCGCCGGCAACTGTGGAAACGCTTGCTGGAAAACTACAATTTCGCTCAGCAAAGCTGCGAGCAAGACGCCTCATTCTGCTACCTGGTGGAAAACCTCGAGGACCTGCGTGAACAAGCCGGCAAGTTCGAAGTCAGCGACAATTCTTTCTATATAGGCTGGGCCGGCCCCAGCCGTGATTTCCATGAACGCTACCTGGACGAATTACTGCGCAAGGCCGCGCTGTTCCCGCAGATCAGCAGCGAGGTCGCCCGTTTCGGCGAGCACGAGCGCAACGGTGATGAACTCAATGACCGTATGTTCCTCCTGACTTTCGACAGCGGCCCGACCGCGAGCGGTGGCCCTACCGATTGGCTCACCGACTACCTGCGCAAGCAAAAGATGAACGCGATCTTCTTCGTCTTGGGCAACAGCCTGCAGACGCGGGTCGAGAAGAACCCCTCGACGGACGTGCAGGCGTTGTATCAAGGGCAATGCGTCGGTATTCAGGGGTGGCAGTATCGCTCCCACAGCCATTGGGTCGACTGGCAGTCGTCGATTACCCGCAGCGCGTCGCTGACCCAGAACCTGTTGCCCGAAAACTACCTGCCGTTGTTCCGCCCGCCCTACGGCCAGCGGCGTTCTGACAGCCAGGGTTTTTTCCAGTCGCAGGGGTTGCAGGTGGCGTTATGGGATATCGATTCGCAGGATGAGCCGGGGTTGCTCAAGGCGCAGGAGTCGGCCAATCGGGTGCTGACCTTGATGCTGCTGTGGCGGCGCGGGGTGATCCTGTTTCACGACTCGCAGGACACAGCCCAGGCGGCGCTACTCTGGTTGTTGCACGCGACAGCGCAAAGTGGGCTGGGCTGGCAGGATTGCCGGCAAGCGTTTCGCTGAAATGACTGGAGGCCCGGCCCTGTTGGGGCTGAGGCTTTTCCGGGGCGAAAATGCGTTGAAATTTGATACAGGCGGACTTCCGACTTTAACGGGGTCATGCCCCCGCGCCTAGTGCTATTCGTCATCCTGAAAAATAAACTTCAAAAAAGCGTCAAAGTGCTTTTTCCTGTCATGGGTTTTGCGGTATTACGAAGTCAGATCGCCGAAACCTGCAACACAGGTGGCGTCTTCCAGGACTCCCTCCGTGGTGTGTTCGGCGGTCGAATCGAGGCGCAGCACTGTCGTGGTATTGCGTCGACTGGCTCCCACAAAGGTGACCGAGTATGGATGATCATGGACGTAACACTTCTTCCAACCAGCCAATCCTTTATGTGCTTGATACCAACGTATTGATCCACGACCCAAACGCGCTGCTCAATTTCGAAGAACACCACGTCGCCATCCCGATGATCGTGCTCGAGGAACTCGACAAGCTCAAGAGCGGGCACCACAGCGTTGCCGCCGAATGCCGCCAAGCCATCCGCCTGATCGACAAGACCCTGGGCGAGGCCTCGCCTGAAGATGTCGAGATCGGTGTACCGATCCAGCGTGGCAAAGGCGAGCCCAAGGGGTTGCTGTCGATTCTGATGAGTAAGCGCAGCGAGCCCAACAGCCTGCTTCCGGAAAACCTCAACGACAACAAAATCATCA is from Pseudomonas mucidolens and encodes:
- a CDS encoding alginate biosynthesis protein Alg44, with product MNPPVNANVVHESEAQRQHARVKIPARLRFFGADRTPMEVRVIDLSAGGLAFNAAQQPLKVGDVHKARLQFVIDNLGLAMDVELMVRSHDRQTGRTGCQFQNLDAQDISTLRHLITSHLSGDIVTMGDVLATLQRDNFTKARKVKDGGSGMSVFGRLRAVTFSLAIFLVGLAAFGFIFKSVYGMYFVSHAQAGLVSVPGMNVTMPRDGTVQSLIKDNGVAAKGAPLATFSTSMLDVLKGHLDEDQLQPAKVEELFGKQMTGTLTSPCDCVVAQQLVADGQYASKGDVIFQLVPRGSQANVEARFTYRQFADVRPGTAVSFQVADEDQVRTGTIVSSTSLNSADLSSDIRVQIKPDAPLDSVYAGRPVEVTSDRGPSLNWLIDKAMAAGL
- the alg8 gene encoding mannuronan synthase codes for the protein MQRLNQATGWLLFLGLLMCLALMLPASTFDSESKHFIFLIGAVGIWRYSMGAIHFVRGMLFLYVVYPHLRRKVRKLGKTADPSHVFLMVTSFRIDALTTAQVYSSVIREAIECGFPTTVVCSLVEMSDELLVKSLWEKLNPPDHVKLDFVRIAGTGKRDGLAFGFRAISRHLPDDRAVVAVIDGDTVLAEGVVRKTVPWFQLFGNVGGLTTNEFCEVRGGYIMSEWHKLRFAQRHINMCSMALSKRVLTMTGRMSVFRASVVTDPGFIADVESDSLQHWRLGRFKFLTGDDKSSWFSLMRLGYDTFYVPDAAIHTVEHPPEKSFIKASRKLMFRWYGNNLRQNSRALGLGVKRLGAFTSVVLFDQRVSMWTSLLGLTVAIIATFKYGGAFILVYLLWIGITRLILTLLLSCSGHTIGPAYPMILYYNQIMGALVKIYVFFRLDQQSWTRQDTKLTRDLASFQRWFNTWSSRTMTFSAGSIFVAVLLMMV
- a CDS encoding nucleotide sugar dehydrogenase is translated as MRISIFGLGYVGAVCAGCLSARGHDVVGVDISKEKIDLINAGKSPIVEPGLGELLSQGIQTGRLRGTTNFAEAIRDTDLSMICVGTPSKKNGDLELNYIESVCREIGFVLRDKATRHTIVVRSTVLPGTVANVVIPILEDCSGKKAGVDFGVAVNPEFLRESTAIADYDLPPMTVIGEFDSASGDVLQSLYEELDAPIIRKDIAVAEMIKYTCNVWHATKVTFANEIGNIAKAVGVDGREVMDVVCQDKTLNLSQYYMRPGFAFGGSCLPKDVRALTYRAGSLDVEAPLLNSLMRSNESQVQNAFDIVSSHDKRKVALLGLSFKAGTDDLRESPLVELAEMLIGKGFDLSIYDSNVEYARVHGANKDYIEGKIPHVSSLLNSDFDAVINHSDVIILGNRDEKFRALAQNAPHGKQVIDLVGFMTKATNVNGRTEGICW
- the yaaA gene encoding peroxide stress protein YaaA, encoding MLMVISPAKTLDFETPPATARFTQPQYLDHSQELIEQLRELTPAQISQLMHVSDKIGGLNAARFGSWTPAFTPANAKQALLAFKGDVYTGLNAQTFTDADFSYAQQHLRMLSGLYGLLRPLDLMMPYRLEMGTRLANARGKDLYAFWGSRISEWLNEALAEQGDDVLLNLASNEYFSAVKRPSLKARIINTEFKDLKNGQYKIISFYAKKARGMMSRFVIEERINDPAQLTQFNVQGYRFNAEQSKPDNLVFLRDHAPQ
- a CDS encoding polysaccharide deacetylase family protein, which translates into the protein MRIALLLSACLFSLATQAAPLNVASLDRTTWPEQFTSPALFDVASRAEILMFAHALLTTETLDESTLKQRLGLKIINQAAIAELRRQLWKRLLENYNFAQQSCEQDASFCYLVENLEDLREQAGKFEVSDNSFYIGWAGPSRDFHERYLDELLRKAALFPQISSEVARFGEHERNGDELNDRMFLLTFDSGPTASGGPTDWLTDYLRKQKMNAIFFVLGNSLQTRVEKNPSTDVQALYQGQCVGIQGWQYRSHSHWVDWQSSITRSASLTQNLLPENYLPLFRPPYGQRRSDSQGFFQSQGLQVALWDIDSQDEPGLLKAQESANRVLTLMLLWRRGVILFHDSQDTAQAALLWLLHATAQSGLGWQDCRQAFR